The following is a genomic window from Malus sylvestris chromosome 12, drMalSylv7.2, whole genome shotgun sequence.
GAAAAACTGTCAAAAAATAATAAGCCGACCTAGATTTCCCTATATATAGCCGCTTAGAACTtctccaaatgagatgtcaaattttaaacataaaatttaaatttaaaggcTTATAAATATGTAGCACATTGatctttttttaaatttgtttatccaaCTGATATGTCAAATGTACACTATTATTTATTACATTATTTACTTTTTATAGttgtaattagttttttttttttaacaaaagataagaataaaaattatgaaaaacatttattaatttctaaaaatagatttgaagcggctgtcaaatttgacagcaacttCCTCTGCTACCATTCCATGTCATTCCACATAGGAATTGGCATTTTGGTTGGAAAACACTAgtgatctcttttttttttaccgttattgCTGATGTGAacattttgacatctcatttgaagatgctcttagaaaataaaataatagcggaaatttttgaaatgtcatatgaatttatacatatttttaatttttcattggtactaaaattttaaacaatTTGTCATACGAATTTTCTGAATtattaatttgtcatctcacaTTAATTATATTAAGTTTTTCATCCAAAAGAATGTTATTTTGGACTTTTAACCTCATTTTtcacaagtttatttatttatacaaaaatatatgtaCGCTAGAGTGGGCGATAAATTAGTTTTCATTAACTTATGGTGAACTATTAAAATAGTACATTAGGCTCACTAACATGAAGTTTAAGTAATTACAAGCTTTGATAATTCAACGTGGTCAATCATgtccattaaaaataaaaggcagttgatgacacaccccgatcctagaatcaaggcgtgctaaTGTTTCAAAGAACCTTGAAAATAAGTCATGTGCCTTGAACATGGCTTATTTTGGATAGAAGACTTAACCAAGTTAGGatgaaattacaaattaattatttttgaaatttgatatgACAAATcgtttaaaatttaagttatataacaaattaaaaaaggagtATAAGATCATATGACaattaaaaaaatccaaaataatatttgGTAACAACATTAGACATGATAAAGCTAATAAGAATGCACAAAGCACATGTCAAGTGGAAACTGGTTAGTGTACCTTTTTATAGTTGTtgttttcaagtttatttttttttaaatttatttgtagtTTGTTACAGAGTCATTTTTCTCtcttacccaaaaaaaaaaaatatgtgaaatgtaGAAATTAGATTACCAAACTTCACTTTTGTTAAGTTCATTTCCTCTAATTTTTTTCGggtgaataaatttaatttgtagctTCAATCATATAAGAAGTAAAGAAAAAACATGATTGATTCCTaatatcaaaaatatttttacctaACCgaaatgtttttcttcttttttgtagGCAAAATTGCTTTTACCGATTTTTTCCAACTGCCCATTGGGCTCATAGTAAGCCCAGATGCATTTTATATGGCCCAAACAGTGGTTCGTTTTAACGGTTTAAGGTCCAACAACGACTTCGCAAGACCCACGGGCAGGAACCGTACGCGTAGCAAATCTAACAGGTTCCGACAATTGTCACTTTGTAATACGGTCTATTGTTGTTGTTCTTCACTTGTTTGTAAGAGTTTTTAGATTTGATTCCTGCTAAAAGTGAACTTGAAACACATTATAGCATCATTATGAAGTTATGCTCACCCTCACCCTCCTTAGTATAGACAATATCGTTTGTTTGAAAAACTAGTACATGACCACAAAgtgtgtgaaattttttatttttgtttttaaaattgaatgagagaggggaaaatgagagagaagaactagagagagagagggatagaaggttattttttatttttttaagaattagaggtattaaaataaattgtagatgaggcttaaacaaaaaaagtaaaattttattttatgaaattatgttttcgCCTCTACCTTTTTTAGTTGTAATAAGAGACTAATTAACAAAGAATGTTCTATTCATATGTAGTTCGGATAGAAACAAGTTCCAACACATTGCCATGCTGCGCACACGTtttgaaggaagagagagagcctAAAAATTTGCACTTTTAGCCGCTTATTTGGTCTACTCGTTTAATTGCTCACCACATGTTTGATGAAAGTCCTCGCCGGCATTTAGGGGTTTATGATTATATGAACGTATCACACGAACAAAgtaaaaattaaggaaaaaaatatgaagaatAACAACTCCTCCCACTCCATAACCCACTCCACTAAACTTGTTGCATGAGATGTCAATGTGGCTGAAATCAGAGTCTTTACCAGCCCATTTCTAGTCCTTTATTGGGAACTGTTATAGCATCCTGATAGTATACCTGACTGAACTTTAGAACTTCAAATTGTATGTGATTAATTTTTGACTAGGTATCATCTTCGCCAGCCATCATTGCTTACCAGGTTCTCAAGCATCTTCCTGGTAATTCACCACCAAAATTGTTGCGAGCTATGTCTTTGAAGCTTTGGCCAGGTACCACTGGTTTTGTGGCATCCAACGCGTCCATAAAAAAGGTTGGATCGAAAAACAAGAACACGCAAGGAGGACATCTGCTTCAACAAGCAAGGATAGATACATGGTCTGATAGATCAACAGGATGCCTGACAGGCACATGGCTTAACATAGCAGCAGGATGCTCCACAGACACTTGTCTAACACCAGCAGCAGGATGCTTCACGGACACAGGGTCTCAAAACCATATGGAGTCAATACAACCAGTTACCATTCGCGGAGCACATCAATCAGGAAGTATGCTGGGATGCTTCTCCGGAATCTCATCCTGAATATCTTCCAAGCCAAGCTTTAACATCAGTTACCATTAGGCCAGGAACTTGAAGTTATGAAGCAAACACTGGAACCATTAGATTCTACCCTTCCTAGATCAGTCCTGGTCCCTGAAGCTACTGTGGTCAATCTGGAAGACATGCCACCATTGCCACCTTCACCACCAATGCAATGGAGGATGGGAATACAAAATGCTTCCCTTTTTTTCACAGAGAGAATTGGTTGGAGTTGGTCAGGATTCTTTGCTGCCAATACAGCCATCGGAATCAGTTAAGAAAGCTCAATTTGATATGCCAGCACCACAGGACCTGGTAGATTTACCAGAGAGTTGCAAGAAAGATTTAGTTGACTAAGACTACCCAACCAAATCCAGTTGGTTATTTCACCATGAATCAGGTTTGCTGAAAGGTCCAAAGTGCTTAATTTTGATTGATTTCTCAAGAAATCAGGAAATGTTCTCAACTTTCCAGAAGACAATTTCAATGTCGTAAGTTGAGGGAAGGAAGAATAAGAGGAACTAGTATCAGCATAAGTAATCAACAAGCCATTGTATGACAAATCAAGACTAGAAATTCACAAACCCAGGACCCTTCTGTTTTCAGATTAATTGTACAAAAGCTATAAATTTGAGACTAAGACATGTCTAGACAATATTCCAAACTCCGAGTATTGCTTCACAGTTAGTGCAGACACCAAATTTACAACCATCAGTGAAGAGAAAGAATGAAGATGAATCAACTTTCACTGACAAGGAAATAAGCTTAAAAGTTAACACTCTCACCTAGAGCATGAACAGTACAGCCAAAAGGAAAGATGaaaaaactaactcaaaagtATAAGCAACATCTAGTTATCAATGCAATTGAACACTATTGTGTGGAAGGAAAACCGAAGCATAAAGGAGTGCCACCACACCATGAAAACATGTGGGTTTCCAAGACAGCCACAAACAAGGAATTAATATAAGTTGTTGGCTATGTAGGAAGTCATTCTAGAAAAACCACTTCAATTTTAACAGATTTCAGTACCaacaaggaaacaataaaagaTTAAACATATGAAAAAACATCCTATTTAATACAGTTGAAGTATGAGATAATACAATTGAAAGTATTATCGACcattattatataatacagTTGAAGGATGAGAGCTAAGTTTTAAGATTTAGAAGCGTTGGCCATCGGAGAGAGTTCTTTGAGAAATATCCTCAGCTGTATGTGATCAGCATATAGATCTGGTTCAGCTGATTTCAGATCCTGCACTTATCAAACCATCGACATGTATATtagtgtgtgtatatgtgtgtgtgtatatatatatatacacacatatatttatACGTATATAGATACAAGGAAACCAACATTAGAAGTATAAGAGAGTGGAAAATTTAGATAGATATTTACTGGGCATATTCGATGTTGATTTGTGTAGAAGGTGAGTGTGAGATGGCTGCAAAAGCATCGGTTGACATGGCTATGGTAGAAGGGCAAGGAGATTGACGGCAAAGGTCCACCACCTTCACCTCGACAGTAGCACCACTCTTGCAGGGCATATTAGGTCCACTCAGGCACCTAACTTTATAGAGCCTTCCACACGCAGAACCACCGTCCCATAACCCTTCACTCACCGCCGCAAAAAGGTACATCGGAGGGAACTGGTCTGGCCTACTCCCAAAGCATGCTGTTGCTGCACAACAATTACAATAATGGCATAAGAAAAGCTAATTGTCATTGGCATGATCCAGTTAATTCTCAATGCCCCTGCAACTAACTAGACATGAATTACTCACTTAAAACCATTTAAACCCCGTAATTGTGATCAAGGCAATCACAACAATACAGTAATCATTGCGTTGAGATGAATAAGTTGTTTACTTACGCATATAAGGAGGACCGTAAGAAGTTGCTGTGCCGAGATCGCCAGAAACTAGACTTGATTCTGTGCAAAAAAGGCCTAAAACGATCAACATGAATAAGAGTCCCATGTTCACGGAGCCCGCCCAGGATGTTGTCAAAGGAGCGGCCACAGTTTTAATGGGTCCTTTGATTTTGAGGGCTTTGGGAGCTATGAATGAAAAAAGAGGCGGGCACGTGGAATGCTGATTGCTAAGATGGTGGCGTATCACAAGAAGATTGACACGAGtcaaaataatatatttaatgGCTCGAACAATGAAATATTAATTATCAGTCGAATGAAATgaagaggaggagaaagaaaataattatAGAATATTATGAAAACTTTAAATATAAACTtatgataaaaataatattattaccCGCCGGAAAACTCATCGGTTTCTGGAATTTTTGGCCGGTTTCTGGGTGAATTTCAAATGATCCATATATGAAAATTCAACGATCCATATATGAAAATTCATCTATTCAACGAGAGGCATCCAAATATGATGGTTAGAGACCTTACCTCGGTCCATTTAAAAGCTTCTAGAACTCGGTTTTTCTTCGGCCTTTCACGAATCCGGTTCGTGGAGACGAGAGGAATGTTTGAGGGTGGTTTTGGTGTTAAATTTTTGCCATTAAAGTGATGGGGGTTTGTGGTTGTTCACGTGGTGGCATTCCCACTATCTAAGATCTCATTTTTCAGCTTGAGGTGGCAGGTATGTGAACAGGTGTCCTTTAGTTCAAACTACAACACAAACGCAAGAGAGTGGCAGGTATGTGAACAGGTCTCCTTTGGAACTCGGTTTTtattaagaaaactaatgaaaaatgtttgaaaactttgagttttaacgacaatgataaaataaagggtaaagtaaatagtatcaatattgattttttagtgtaaaaatatgattttttcgttaaaatgaacaatatcgggagcttttcgttaaagttccttttttaTTATTGTGTTAACTTTTATTCTTTCCATCAAAGTTTAAgggaaccggatcccctcccCCCTGAGATTAGTATACTGACCCCTGAGTAAAGGATCggatcgttaaaatttgattcaacggttacaatattataacttttagaggaaccttctgtttgtagtcgttggatcaaatttcaacgatccggaTCCCTTGCTCAAGACGCTCAATACACTAAGTTCAGGAGGGGATCCGGTCCAAAGTTTaagctttttttattaaaatttaagttttttttattaaataaaataattaggtgTTTTTTCTGGTtaataaaaagttattttgttttttcattaaagtCCCAAATAAAGGAAATATCTTATACATCGGGGACCCTAATTTGAGATAATTATCTGAATAGGTGAAGACAATTCTATTGTTGATTAATTTAGAGTAATTTGTTTACCAGTTAATTAGTTTCCATCAAATCGTGTTGGTAGGTATAGTATAGATAGCAATTATCTTCCTATTTATTtctaggacaaggattgtctgccctccacttccagTGCCCTCTTCGTGCCCtcttattttgtgtggtcacagttaagtcacgtcaacattttatattatttttttatagatataataagacaaaaatgaatggtaatataaaatgttgacgtggtttaaccgtgaccacacaaacaggagggcaccgaaaaggcaccggaagtggagggcagacaatccttgtccttatTTCTGTCCCAAAACAAGTTGCAAGTTGATATGTGTGCCCACTCTTGAAAAGGGAGAAGTGCCTCTTGGTTGTGTAGTTGCTTTTGACAATTTGAAATTGTAGTCAAGTTGATATGTACCTCttggttttttaatttctatgaaaag
Proteins encoded in this region:
- the LOC126593125 gene encoding EG45-like domain containing protein isoform X4, giving the protein MDRETGQKFQKPMSFPAESSLVSGDLGTATSYGPPYMPTACFGSRPDQFPPMYLFAAVSEGLWDGGSACGRLYKVRCLSGPNMPCKSGATVEVKVVDLCRQSPCPSTIAMSTDAFAAISHSPSTQINIEYAQI